Sequence from the Nitrospirota bacterium genome:
CAGTAAATCTACTCGGTAAAAAAGCAGGGGGCATGAAGCCGATTGAAACAGGGTGTTTAAAGGAAGGTGACGTTTTTATACCTTCTGATGGAATGTTGATAAAAACAATGGCACATATGGAGGAGAATATCAGACATATTTCACCATGCTGCTTTCAAAGTCCACTCGCACCCTTTCCGGCTTCTGAAATAGAAGGAATAACTGTCGATCTCGAAAATATAAAAAAAGCTTATATAAATCTCACAAAAAAATATTATGCTGTTATAGTTGAAGGAATTGGCGGATTGCTTGTCCCCATAAAAAAAGACTATTTTGTGCTTAACCTTGCTAAGGAATTCGGTCTTCCATTAATTATTGTTGCAAAACCTGGACTCGGAACAATCAACCATACCCTTCTCACACTCAATTACGCCTTAAAAGAAGGATTGCAAGTAGCAGGAATTATCTTAAATAATCACCACCCACCTGAATATACTCTTGCCGAAGAAACAAATCCTGACATTATAAGCAAAATCAGTCCTGTCCCCTTATTAGGCATATTTCCATATCTAAAAGATTTTGAAAGCAGCACATTCGAAAAAATGGCAGTAAAATATCTCAACCTCGATATTATTGAAAGATATCTTCAGCCTTAAATTTTCATCTATATAAGTTTTAAATCCGTCAGAACTTTTCTTAGTTTATCTTTATTGCCCTGTGACATCTCACAGAGAGGAAGCCTGAATTCTTCCTGAATTTTTCCCATCATTGCAAGAGCTGTTTTAACTGGAATCGGATTGGTTTCTATAAACATTGCTGCATTCAGAGGTTCAAGTCTGTAATGTATCTCTCTTGCCTTTTCATATTGACCCTTAAGCCATAATGAACACATCTGCGAGACCATCTTGGGGGTTACATTCGCAGAAACAGATATTACACCCTTCCCCCCAAGTGCAAGCAAAGGCAGAGTTGTAAAGTCATCCCCGGATATAACTGTTATCTTATCTCCACATAGTCTAATAAGCTCACTAACCTGCTTCATATCGCCTGAAGCTTCTTTAATTGCGACTATGTTACTGATCTCTGCGAGACGTGCTACAGTCGCAGGAAGTATATTAACAGCAGTCCTTCCAGGCACATTATACAACACGATAGGAATATCAACTTTTTCAGCAACTGTTTTATAGTGCCTGTAAATACCTTCCTGTGTAGGTTTATTATAGTAAGGTGCAACAAGCAGTACAGCGTCAGCTCCTGATTTTTTAGCATGCTTTGTAATCTCTATCGTCTCGTCAGTAGAATTTGCTCCTGTTCCAGCTATAACAGGAATCTTTTTGTTAACAGTTTTTACAGTAAAATCTATGACCCTATAATGCTCTTTATAATCAAGTGTTGCTGATTCGCCCGTTGTCCCGCATGGCACAATAGCATTGGTTCCCTGAGATATATGCCACTCTATAAGGTCTCCAAGCGCTTTTTCGTCAACCTTGCCTCTTTTAAAAGGTGTTACGATTGCAACGATTGATCCTCTAAACATATCGCCCTCCATTTTTACATCGGTTAAATTTCTATAATTCCCTTATAAACTTCAACAGCAGGACCGGTCATGTAAACATGGTTATCACCTGCCCATTCTATGAAAAGATCTCCACCTTGCAGGTGGACAGTTAAAATTCTTTCTGTAAGACCTTTCAGATGTGATGCTACAGCTGCAGCACAGGCACCAGTTCCACACGCCATAGTTTCACCTGCTCCCCTTTCCCACACACGCATTTTAATTTCATGGGGATTTATTATCTGAATAAATTCTACATTCGTTCTATTAGGGAAAATTTGATGAGTCTCTATTTGAGGACCATAATAGGCTACAGGGAAATCAGATACATTTTCAAGAACAATAACTGCATGAGGATTTCCCATGGAAACACAGGTAATTTTGAATTCCCTGTCAGAGACCTGTAAAGGATAATCGGTGACCATCTTTGCTTCTTCTGACTTCTGATTTCCGACTTCTGATTTCTTTATTTTTACCGGTATTTTTTCAGGTTCAAAGAACGGCTCTCCCATATCAACCTTCACCATGTCTCCTGCTTTCTCTGGTTTGATTATGCCTGCAAGTGTTTCAATTTTAAGCATATTAGTATTATTTGAAAGATTTCTATCCCAGATGTATTTAGCGAGGCAACGTATTCCATTCCCACACATCTCGACTTCACTACCATCAGCATTAAAAATCCTCATTAGAAAATCTGCAATAGCTGACTTCTCAAGTAAAAGTATCTGATCAGCTCCAATGCCAAACCGTCTATCACATAAGTTTTTTGCTAATTCAGCAAAAGATAACCCCTCTTCTCCTCTCCCCCCCTTTTGGTAATGGTAATCATTGAAAAGTTGTATTTCGCATTTCTGGGTAATACAATCCACAAGTATGAAATCATTACCAAGACCATGCATCTTTGTGAAGTGTATTTTCATCTTATTTTATAATAGCCAACTGAATTATTCGAGATACCTCTTAAATCTTCATTTCATATTCATAAATCGAGATATTCTGCACATGCTAAGATAGCGATACAGTCTAAATTTTTAAATTGATATCATTTTAAAAATACCGGGATTTTATTTTTTAAGATAATATCACTATAAGTTTCGCGTTCCCTTATCATAAAACAGTCTCTACCTTTAACCATTACTTCTGCAGCCCTTGGTCGGCTATTATAGTTTGAACTCATTGAAAATCCATAAGCTCCTGCGCTCATAACAGCAAGGTATTCTCCCTTTTTGACTGCCTTCATTTTTCTGTCTTTTGCAAGAAAATCACTCGATTCACATATTGGGCCAACAACATCACAGACAATAGTATCCCTCTTCTTTTTCTCCACAGGAAGAATAGCATGATATGCACCATAGTAGGAAGGTCTTATAAGATCATTCATACCTGCATCAACGATTACAAACTCTTTCTCTGCACCTTTTTTTAGATATAAAACTTTTGTAATAAGCACTCCAGCATTTCCGACTATAGACCTACCCGGTTCTATAAGAAGAGTCAGCTTTCTTCCATTAAGCAAAGGTATAAGATTTTTTGCAAGGTCTTTAGGGACTGGTGGCTCTTCATCTTTGTAAGTAATTCCGAGTCCACCACCTGCATCGAGGTACTGTATCTTTGCGCCCTGAAGGTTAAGCTCGTCTATAAGAATAAGCACTCTCTTTAATGCATCAACAAATGGCGAAATCTTAGTAATCTGCGAACCTATATGCTTATGTATTCCAATGACATTGATATTCTTCAATCTCAAGGCAAGCTTATAATATTCCAGGGCATTTTCTATTGGTATACCGAATTTGTGTTTCTTCAGTCCTGTTGTTATATAAGGATGTGTCTCAGGATCAATATCAGGATTTATTCTCAATGCTATTGGAGCCTTCTTATTCATCTTACCTGCTACCCTGTCAATCTCTCTTAATTCATCTTCAGATTCTACATTGAACATTAGTATCTTTGATTTAATCGCAAAGCGTATCTCCTCTTCTGTCTTTCCTACGCCTGCATAAACTATTTTTGAAGCGGGGATCCCTGCTTTAAGAGCAACAAAGAGTTCCCCACCAGAAACAATATCTGCACCTGAACCGTTTTTTGCAAATAGTCTCAGTATAGCAACATTAGAATTTGCCTTGACTGCAAAACAAATAACGTGTGGAAAATCATTGAATGCTTCATCATAAGCCTTAAAATGTCTCAAAAGTGTTTTGTAACTGTAAACATAAAGAGGTGTACCGTATTTTTCAGCAAGTGTTTTTAAAGGAATTTCTTCTACAAACAACTTATCAGAGCGGTATTGAAAAAAATTCATTTGGGTCTCCATCTGTAGATTTTTGCTATATTTTATATCTATTTTTATTTAATCTCAAGAGTCATGGCCTCTTTAAATCAAATAATGCCATTTTGGATTTTATTAAACCTTATATGGTAAATTTTAATCATTAATTGAAATATTACATTAAAATAAAAACCTTAATATCTGGAGGTTGATTTTGGGAAAAAATATTGTTGAAAAGATTTTTGAGACACACAAGATATACGGAGATCTGAAAACCGGCAACACTGTTGGATTAAAAGTTGACCATGTATATACACAGGATGCAACAGGTACTATGGCATGGCTTCAGTTCGAGGCTATTGGTATAGACAGGGTAAAAGTTCCTTTAGCTGTTTCTTATGTAGATCACAACATGATTCAATCAAATTACATGAATCCAGATGATCACCTTTTTCTCGAAACTGTAGCAGGACGCTATGGGGCTTTCTTTTCAAGACCGGGCAATGGGATAAGCCATCAGATTCACTTAGAACGTTTTGCTTCTCCTGGGAAAATTGCATTAGGAACTGACAGCCACACTCCAACAGGAGGAGGCATAGGCATGATTGCAATCGGCGTTGGGGGACTTGATGCAGCTACAGTTATGGCTGGGTTACCCTTTGAGATAAATATGCCCCAAATTGCTCTTGTTCGATTAAAGGGAAAACTTAACAGGCCATGGGTTACTGCTATGGATGTAATTCTGGAAATATTGAGGCAACTTACAGTAAAAGGTGGCGTTGGGAAGATAATTGAATATGGAGGCCCTGGTATAAAAGACCTTAGCGTCCCTGAAAGAGCGACTATAACTAACATGGGGGCAGAGCTGGGAGCTACAACATCCATTTTCCCGAGTGATCAAAGGACGAGATATTTCCTTAAGGCACAGGGAAGAGAATCTGAATGGATTGAACTGCAGGCTGATAAGGATGCTCAATATTCTGAGATTATCAATATTGATTTAAGCTCGATTGAACCGATGATAGCTATGCCTCACAGTCCTGACAATGTAGTCCCGATTAGAACAATTGCAGGGACAAAAATTGATCAGGTATGCATCGGCAGTTGCACAAATTCCTCATTACAGATTATGAAAACTGTTGCATCTATCCTCAGGAGTAATACAGTTGCAAAAGGGGTGAACCTGCTTATAAACCCCGGTTCAAAACAGGTTTACGAGATGCTTGCACGGAAAGGATTCCTCCAGCACATGATAGCTGCTGGTGCTCGCATACTCGAATGTTCTTGCGGCCCATGCATTGGTATGGGAGGGGCTCCTGGCACAGGTCAGATATCCATCCGTTCATATAACAGAAATTTTAAAGGAAGAAGCGGCAATAAAGATGCTTTTGTCTATCTTGCAAGTGCAATCTCTTGTGCTGTCTTTTCATTGAAAGGAGAAATTGTTGATCCGCGTTATTCTGGTATCAGCATTGAAAAATCCAGTGAACCTTCACATTATTTTATTAATGACAATATGATTATAAAGCCGCGGCAAGATACACATGATATTCAAGTCATAAAGGGGCCAAATATCAAGGAGGCTCCTATAAAAGATTCTATAGGCAATACAATAGAATCAGAAGTTTTACTGAAGCTCGGGGACAATATTACTACAGACGATATCATGCCTGCTGGTTCAATGATACTTCCATTACGTTCTAACATTCCTGCAATATCAGAATATGTTTTCCATACTATCGATAATACCTTCAGTGCAAGGGCAAAAGAGGCAAAGGAAAAGGGTGGAGGGATTATTGTTGGTGGTGAAAATTATGGGCAGGGCTCTTCAAGAGAACATGCTGCAATCGCACCCATGTTTCTAGGGATTCAGGCTGTAATAGCAAAATCCTTTGCCAGGATTCATCGCTCAAATTTGATAAACTTTGGTATAATTCCTCTGCTTTTCAAGAATGCTGGTGATTATGAGAAGATTGAACAAGGTGATATACTGATTATACAAAATATTAAACAGTCAATAACAGGTAATCAACAATATGCTGTGCAAGATCTTACTAAAATTTTTTATTTCGAATTAGAATCTAATCTAAATGAAAGGGAAAAACAGATTATTCTTTCAGGTGGATTACTGCCGTATACAAAGAAGCATGTTTAATGACTTAGCAGAATTTTCGAAAATTTGACAATCAACCTTTAAACAGGGTAAATTAAAAATCTAATTTCGGGCCGCTAGCTCAGCAGGTAGAGCAACGCCCTTTTAAGGCGTGGGTCGTTGGTTCGAATCCAACGCGGCTCACCACATGCGTCCCCATCGTCTAGCTCGGCCGAGGACATCGCCCTTTCAAGGCGGTAACACGGGTTCAAATCCCGTTGGGGACGCCAATTTTCATATGCTCACCTCAACACGATTCCTGCCTGCTTCCTTTGCCTTATATAATGCATCATCTGCTCTCTTCACAAAAGTATCTTCAATGTCGTATTGTCTGAATTCTGTTACACCGAAACTTACTGTTACCTTTTGATTTTTCTCAAAACTGTATTCCTCAACTGCCTTACGAATCCTCTCTGACAACACCTTTGCATTATTTAGATCCGTATTAGGAGAGAGAATTATAAATTCTTCTCCACCCCACCTTATGAGATAATCGGTTTCCCTCATGTTTTCTTTTACTATGTTCGTCAGTGTCTTTAATACATAATCACCGTATATATGCCCATGTGTGTCATTAATTCTTTTAAAGTGGTCGACATCAAACATTATCAGGGAGAGGGGATGGGAGTATCTTTTCACTCTGCTGATTTCTTTTTTTATCACTTCATCAAATTTTGTCCTGTTATAAGTATTTGTGAGAGTATCTGTCACTGCAAGATGCTCTAATCTTTTCTCCATCTGTTTACGAATGGTTATATCTCTCATAATTCCCCTGCAAATAGAAAATTTATTTCCTTTGAACGAAGGATTTATACTGCCCTCCACATATATTTCCCTACCGTCTTTCGAAATATAAACGGTCTCCATATGCTCAATACTTTCCCCATTTACAACTCTTTTAAAGGTTTCGATGCAATGAGGTATCTGATCTTTTCTTACTATATCAGTAAAGCGCATTTGCATTGCTTCTTCTTTTGTGTAACCTAATGTCTCGCACCATTTCCTGTTCACATCTAAAAATCTTCCTTCTGCGTCTACAATCTGTATCATATCGTTTGCATTTTTAAAGATATCCCTGAACTTCTCTTCACTTTCACGAAGTAACATATCTGCCCTGTTCAATTCCTCGAGCATTCTGTTCATCTCCTCGGAGAAGGTTGATAATTCGTCTCCACCCTCAACAGGGATACGCATTGTAAGGTCTCTTTTTATGGCTATATTTCTTACGTTCTTGCTAAGAGCTAATATTCTATTCAAAACCAGCTTATTTAAGAACAAAATTATTATTAGTCCTAAAAACAATCCTATTAAAATCAGCAAAAATATGAAAGAAAATATTGTCTTTGTTCCGTGTTGAAAAATATCTCTTTCAAGGTCTGCTCTCAGCATGAGTGCAGGATTACCGTAAATATCCTTCAGTATAGTGTAACCTGATATTTTTTTGTCATTTATCGGTATTGTAACTACTGGCTTTTCTTCTGATAGTAAAGATTTTGCTGACTTAAAATCTGTTGGCATATCAACAGAATCAAAACGTATAAAGGCAATTGGGAATTGTATATCTTTAATTATTCTTTGTATTTCTTCATCATCAAGAAAGCGTCCGAATATTAGTGCCCCCCTTACAGGTCCTTTGCCTTCACTGGTTAGAATAGGCCTCGAGGCAATCAACATCGGCCCTTCTGTGAGGAGTATTATACCTGTGTGTTTGCTTTGAATATTATCATGCATTAAAAGCAGCCTGTTTTCTGAAAGATGAGCAAGAAGGCTTTGTGGCATAGAAATTTCTTTTCCATTCAACAAATCAAAGGCTTTGCTGTAAACAATATTGCCTGATGAATTGATAAATAGCATGACATTAATTTCAAGCTCTGAAAATGTCTTATCTGATGGATTTGTTTTGATATATTCAGGATTTCTGTTTTGAATAAAAGCATATGTGTCATCCCAGTTAGCCCAGTCACCTGTTTTGCTGTCTATAACTTCAAGACTGTGGGCAATTGAACGAAGAGCAATCTGAATGTGCTTTTTAGTATCCTTATCCTCAAGTTTCTTAAAACTTCCAAGGAGAAAAATTCTTGCTGAGATATAAAAAATGGAAATGGCACAAATAAGTGAAATCAGTATTATTATTAATGTCTTTTTCCGAAGGGTCATCTTACTCACTAAACTACGCTTCCTTCTTCATGTTTCCTGTGCTTTTCAAGTTGTTTGTTCAATTAAATTTTTTATATGTCCCCTTTTAAAAAATATCCTCCATAGGCTATCAATTCATAAAAAAACCTGTCTGTTTTTATTAACCCATCAATGGTCGGGACAAAAGACTCCCAGTCAAATTCGCTCTCCTTAGTTACTGAAAAAACATCGGGGTGCAGGCTCTGTTTTTTGAACATTGCAAAAGCTCGGCGCATGTGCATTTCAGAAGTAACAATCAAGATTTCTTTTAATTTCTTTTCTTCAACATATTTCTTAATACTTTTTACTTCATCAAGCGTTCTTTTAATCTGACCATAAATATGCACTTGTTCACCCCTTAGTCCCAAATCAGCCAAAAGCTTGCTTACATATTTACCCTCACTGTATGTCTCGTAGACCCAATCGCCAATAAGGAGAAGCTTCGCATGACCTGTTTTAACAAAGTATGCTCCTGCAAGCAGCCTGTCAGAATTTTCATTGGCAGCGAAAAAGTCATTTGTTATATATGGCAAATCTTTCCTGTCTAAATACCATTCTGCATTACTTACTCCAGAAAGAACTATTACCGCGTCATACACTTTTTTATTATTGTAAGTATCTTCTATCTTCCATAATTTAGAAAAGGCATATCCGGTAAAAGTTATGCTTATGAGATAAAAATATACCAGTATCACGATAGTAATTTTAACCCTGTGTTTTTTTATGAATAGCTGAGTAAACATTCCGATTATGACATATAGGAGAGGATTCTTTAGAAATTTACCTATGTCCTGTATTTCCACGATATATCAATAATAATCTGAAATTTAGTTATACTCAAATCCAGTGATAAAGCGGTGTCATTCCGAGCGGAGCAATGTATTAAGCGATTATGCTGCTTATCGCTGAATTTAGTTATAATCTATTTGTCATAGTATAGAGCATGATGAAGAGCAAAGCAACGCCATGCATTATCATAATAATCTTGCTAAAATTACCTCCTTGTAAGCCAATAAGTATGTGAGCTATTATAATGGCAATGAAAAAACATAAGAAGCTCAGACCCGATTGGGATGAATACTTTATTAATATAGCTAAGGTTGTTTCAACAAGAGCCACCTGTCTGAGAAGAAGATATGGGGCTGTTATCACAAAAGATAATATAATCGTAAGTACTGGTTATAATGGGGCTCCAGCAGGAATGAAAGATTGTCTCGAAGTAGGCAGATGCACAAGAAAAGAACTCCAGATCCCGCATGGTGAACGATATGAACTCTGTCACAGTGTTCATGCAGAGGCAAACGCAATCATCCGTGCTTCTGTAGATGAGTTAAATGGAGCAACAATGTATATCGCTGGCACTGATAAGGAGAGTGGTCAATGCAATTCCGAACCTTGCATGATGTGCAAGAGGATGATATTGAATGCAAGGATTTCAAAGGTTGTTTATTCAGACGGGAAGAATGGATTTGTTGTAGTTAATCCAATTGAATGGATTAAAAAAAGGGTATAGTCTATTATCAAGATTCTTACAGAATGTTTAGACTATTAATTAATTTAGGAGTGAATTCATGCAAACTATTATTGTAACAGGCTGTGGAGGTTTCATCGGGTGGAAGGTATCTGAAAAACTTCTTGATAATAACATCAATGTTATCGGGATAGACAATATCAACGACTATTATGATCCACGCTTGAAGGAATGGAGACTCCAACAGTTAAAAGTCAAAAGCAAAAAATTGAAAGTTAAAAAGGGCGCAGAATTTATTTTTAAAAAATGTGATATCGGAAATTTTAATACAGTTAAAAAAATTTTCTCCTCTCACAAAATTGATGCGGTTATCAATCTTGCTGCAAGAGCCGGGGTGAGGGCTTCTGTTGAAGATCCATGGGTATATCTCGAAACTAACACAAAAGGCACTTTGAACCTCCTTGAATGCTGCAAAGACAACGGAGTAAAAAAATTCGTTCTTGCATCCACTTCGAGCCTTTATGGACTTAACGAGATGCCGTTCAGGGAGTCAGATAAAACGGATTCCCCACTTGCGCCTTATTCCGCAACAAAGAAGGGTGCTGAAGTTCTTTGTTATAGCTATCATTATTTGTATAAACTTGATATCAGCATTCCAAGATACTTCACTGTTTACGGGCCTGCGGGCAGGCCTGATATGAGCATATTCATATTCATCAAAAATATAGACAATGGCATTCCCATTAAAGTCTTTGGAGATGGAAAACAAAAAAGAGATTTTTCATATGTTGATGATATAGCTGATGGGACTTTACATTGTCTTGAACCTTTCGGTTACGAGATTTTCAATCTTGGCAATGACAACCCTATTGAACTTCTCCACGTGATACATCTTATTGAAGAGGCTTTAGGTAAAAAGGCGGTATTGAATTTTTTGCCGAGACATCCTGCTGATGTTGTTGCAACATGGGCAGATATAGAAAAATCCAGAAAGATCCTGAACTGGTATCCGAAAACCACTATTGAGGAAGGTATTAAAAAAACTGTTGATTGGTATTTTGAAAACAGGGACTTTATAAATAGTCTGAAAAACCCTTAATCCTAAAATCTATCTGCTTTTCTAACATATACATTTCTAACCCACTTAATTCATAAATTCCCCCTTAGTCCCCCTTTACCCAAAAATGTAATTGAATAATGCAGATGTTGCGAGAAAATTTATTTTTCGATACCTTAGTGTTCCTTTAACTAATGGTTTTGCGAATATTTTTATCCATAAAACAATTAAAATAAATCCGATAATTCATCGAGTTAAAGAAATTTTTGAGCAATGTCTGCATTATTCGGGTTTAGCAAGGGGGGAATTAAAGTGGGGAGTGAGGCGAAATACCTCGGAAGTCAAAGACCGAAAATGAGCAAAAATTCTATGCTTGTTAGCCATAGTTTATGAATGATAATTTGGTCTAAATATTCTGGCCAATAATTATCTATATTGTTTTTATGTTATCATTTATTCTTATGGAAAAAAGACTTCAAAAGATAATATCAGAGATGGGTATTGCATCCAGAAGAAAAGCTGAGGAGTTGATTCTTGAAGGCAGGGTTACGGTGAATGGACATATTGCACATATCGGGATGAAAGCAGACACGAATAAAGACCACATTAAGGTTGACGGGAAACTTCTTATCAAACCTGAACAAAAAGTTTATTTGATATTTAACAAACCCAGGAATGTTGTAACAACACTACATGATCCTGAAGGAAGGCCAGCAGTAAAAGATTTCTTAAAAGGTATAAAATATAAAGTCTTTCCTGTAGGGAGACTTGATTACGATTCAGAAGGCCTGCTTCTACTTACTAACGACGGCGATTTTGCTCATGCGATTCTTCATCCTTCTAAAAAAATACCAAAGACATATCTTGTTAAGGTAAAAGACCTCCCTGAAAATGATAAATTAGATAAAATACGAAAGGGCATAAAACTTGATGATTGGATAACATCACCTGCTAAGGTAAAAATAATAAGAAAATCAGAGAATAATTCCTGGCTCGAACTTACAATATATGAAGGAAAAAAAAGACAGATTAAAAGAATGTTAGAAAAGATCGGGCATCCTGTTTTAAAGCTTAAGAGGATTAAGATTGATGGCATAGAATTAGGAGACCTTCCATCGGGTAAATATAGATTTTTAAGACCTGAAGAGATAAAAAAAATTAGGGGGATTATTTATGGTTCGTGATAAAGGATGTGGAGAGATTCGCGAGTCTGACATCGGTAAAAATTTAACTCTTTGTGGTTGGGTTTTCAGACGCAGAGACCACGGAGGACTCATCTTTATAGATCTTCGTGACAGAAGCGGGATATTACAGGTTGTTTTTAGCACTGATGTCTCTGGTGCTGTCCATGAGCAGGCACATAACCTTAGAAGTGAATATGTCATCTCTGTTTCAGGCGAAATCAGGAAAAGGCCAGAAGGCACTGAAAATCCCTACATGCAAACAGGAACAGTTGAGATGTATGTAAATAAGCTCGATATTCTGAATGAATCAACCACTTTACCTTTCAGTATAGAAGATGCAGCAGAGGCCTCTGAGGCACTGAGATTGAAACACCGTTATCTTGACCTCAGAAGGCCTGAAATGCAGCAGAATCTAATAATTCGTCATAAAGTCGCAAAAGTGATAAGAGATTACCTCGATGAAAAAGGGTTCATCGAGATAGAAACCCCGATGCTCACCAAGTCTACACCAGAAGGTGCACGCGATTATCTTGTGCCAAGTCGGCTGAATCCTGGACATTTCTATGCACTTCCTCAATCTCCTCAACTCTTCAAACAGATATTGATGATTTCTGGTCTTGAAAAATATTTTCAGATAGTCAAGTGCTTCAGGGATGAAGACTTGCGTGCAGACAGACAGCCCGAATTCACCCAGGTTGATCTTGAGATGTCTTTTGTAAAAGAAAATAATATTATAGAAATCATTGAAGGCATGATGAACCGCATCTTCAGAGATGTCCTTAATATTGCTCTTGATATTCCATTTAAGAGGTTGAGCTTTCATGAATCAATAGAGAGATTCGGGAATGACAAGCCTGATCTGCGTTTCAGCCTTGAGCTTAAAGAGATGGCTGATTTAGTAGTAAACGGTAAATTCAAGGTATTTCTCGATGCCATTAATTCCGGTGGAAGGGTAAAGGCAATTTGTGGCAAAGGAATGGCAAGTCTTTCAAGAAAAGAAATAGATATGTTGACAGAAGAAGCTATCTCGTACGGAGCAAAAGGTCTTGCATGGATAAAGGTCAAAAATGGATTTGAATCCCCGATAATAAAATTCTTCTCTGATCAAATACTTAAACAGATGGCACAACGGTTAGAGGCTGAAGAAGGGGATCTGATGCTCTTTGTTGCTGATAATGAAAAGGTTGTCCACGATGTATTGAGCAGGATAAGACTCGAACTTGGCAGGAGGCTAAATCTCATACAAGCGGGATATCAATTTGTCTGGATCACAGATTTCCCCCTGCTTGAATGGAATTATGAAGAAAACCGTTTTGAGGCAATGCACCATCCTTTTACATCACCGACAGATGATGATGTTGAAAAAATGCTTTCAGGTGATATAAGTAATAAAGATTTGCTCCTTTCATTTAAAGCAAAGGCATACGATATAGTGCTCAATGGATATGAGATAGGAGGCGGCAGTATACGTATTCACAGGAGTGATATTCAGAAGAAGATGTTCGAAATACTTGGTATATCAGAAGAAGAGGCACGGTCGAAATTCGGTTTCCTTCTGGATGCACTTGAATTTGGTACTCCGCCACATGGAGGTATAGCTCTGGGATTTGATCGTCTGGTGATGATTATGGTTGGTGCTTCATCTATCAGAGACGTAATCGCATTCCCGAAAACACAAAAGGCATTCTGCCTCATGAGCGGCAGCCCTTCACCTGTTGATCCAAAGCAGCTCAGAGAGCTTTATATCAAACTAAACGTGCCTGAAGTATAGCAGGCTAATAATTTTTTATATATTTAAGATATGATTTGTAATTGCGTTTTGTTTCGGTCATACTGTCGCCGCCGAATTTTTCGAGAAAGGCATCTGCAAGAGTGAGAGCAACCATTGATTCCCCTATTACACCTGCAGCAGGGACTGCGCAAATGTCGGAACGTTCATAAACAGCTTTAACCTGTTTTTTTGTTTTTATATCAACAGAGTGGAGAGGCTTTCTCTGGGTTGGGATTGGTTTCATTGCAGCACGCAGGACAACCGGCATACCATTTGTCATTCCACCTTCAATCCCACCTGCAAAGTTTGTATTTCTGTAAAAAC
This genomic interval carries:
- the aspS gene encoding aspartate--tRNA ligase → MVRDKGCGEIRESDIGKNLTLCGWVFRRRDHGGLIFIDLRDRSGILQVVFSTDVSGAVHEQAHNLRSEYVISVSGEIRKRPEGTENPYMQTGTVEMYVNKLDILNESTTLPFSIEDAAEASEALRLKHRYLDLRRPEMQQNLIIRHKVAKVIRDYLDEKGFIEIETPMLTKSTPEGARDYLVPSRLNPGHFYALPQSPQLFKQILMISGLEKYFQIVKCFRDEDLRADRQPEFTQVDLEMSFVKENNIIEIIEGMMNRIFRDVLNIALDIPFKRLSFHESIERFGNDKPDLRFSLELKEMADLVVNGKFKVFLDAINSGGRVKAICGKGMASLSRKEIDMLTEEAISYGAKGLAWIKVKNGFESPIIKFFSDQILKQMAQRLEAEEGDLMLFVADNEKVVHDVLSRIRLELGRRLNLIQAGYQFVWITDFPLLEWNYEENRFEAMHHPFTSPTDDDVEKMLSGDISNKDLLLSFKAKAYDIVLNGYEIGGGSIRIHRSDIQKKMFEILGISEEEARSKFGFLLDALEFGTPPHGGIALGFDRLVMIMVGASSIRDVIAFPKTQKAFCLMSGSPSPVDPKQLRELYIKLNVPEV